The proteins below are encoded in one region of Lactuca sativa cultivar Salinas chromosome 3, Lsat_Salinas_v11, whole genome shotgun sequence:
- the LOC111912087 gene encoding NAC domain-containing protein 54 isoform X1, with protein sequence MAPVSLPPGFRFHPTDEELVAYYLKRKINGHEIELEVIPEVDLYKCEPWDLPGKSLLPSKDLEWYFFSPRDRKYPNGSRTNRATKGGYWKATGKDRKVNSQSRAMGMKKTLVYYRGRAPHGSRTDWVMHEYRLDERECETASGLQLQDAYSLCRVFKKSLIPPKTTVPGDHYATAASDLSSCIDLYSEGGRGGEDMETCNYQTPPLASSSSTNILHASHNQNHINDVKWTQYLSEDAFTFTNPSFSNSSCLNLPYPASKVDIAMECARLQHRLSLPPLQVQDFQHEDVTNYIDLKNIPQNGQTAGSQLDFLQEILSVAQVSQDLINQDTWGGSYAGNDNDFSFLPNNSNQIQGMGSFRSMGDDQITRSIEIGDVEEQLKTDRMVENLRWVGMSNKELETAFLDDYKSIPVESISSFQRDEYEVQVSGENTRHSNIDDHFSLGFLSQDQNNLSDNFLDATGDLEDISTTPTFEMYQKTEVSHGLLVSTRQVSNTFFHKIVPSQTVKVQLNPGMITHETQHRKTLALEKFNTLVGSNPLKVSTKEITSPVVNLVSLLLICCIYLGDESLEDDDGDGKNLEMKDKWSISSVVLEKVIWPCVTLAIAFSTIWMHHNYMPIFS encoded by the exons ATGGCACCTGTTTCATTGCCTCCTGGTTTCCGTTTTCATCCCACTGATGAGGAACTTGTTGCATACTATCTCAAACGGAAAATTAATGGCCATGAAATCGAGCTTGAAGTTATCCCTGAAGTTGATCTATACAAATGCGAACCATGGGATTTACCAG GTAAATCTTTGTTGCCAAGCAAAGACTTAGAATGGTATTTCTTCAGTCCAAGAGATCGTAAATACCCAAATGGATCAAGAACAAATCGAGCCACCAAAGGTGGGTATTGGAAGGCAACAGGGAAGGACAGAAAAGTAAATTCACAGTCGCGAGCCATGGGAATGAAGAAAACCCTAGTTTATTACAGAGGGAGAGCACCTCATGGTTCTCGTACAGATTGGGTTATGCATGAATATCGTCTTGATGAAAGAGAATGCGAAACTGCATCTGGCTTGCAG ttgcAGGATGCTTATTCACTTTGTCGCGTGTTCAAGAAGAGCTTGATCCCTCCAAAAACAACTGTACCCGGTGACCATTATGCAACCGCAGCTAGCGATCTCTCATCATGTATCGACCTTTATTCTGAGGGAGGAAGAGGAGGTGAAGACATGGAGACTTGTAATTATCAAACACCACCGTTGGCTTCATCTTCATCAACCAATATTCTCCATGCATCACACAATCAAAATCATATAAATGACGTCAAATGGACTCAATACTTATCGGAAGATGCATTTACCTTCACAAATCCATCTTTCTCTAACTCATCATGTCTCAATCTTCCTTATCCAGCGTCGAAG GTTGATATAGCTATGGAATGTGCAAGGTTGCAGCATAGGTTATCTCTACCTCCATTGCAGGTTCAAGATTTCCAACATGAGGATGTGACTAACTATATCGACTTGAAGAACATACCACAAAATGGACAAACGGCCGGATCTCAGCTTGACTTCTTGCAGGAAATCCTTTCGGTGGCACAAGTTTCTCAGGATTTGATCAACCAGGATACATGGGGTGGAAGTTATGCTGGAAACGATAATGATTTTTCGTTTTTACCTAACAATAGCAATCAAATTCAAGGCATGGGGTCGTTTAGATCCATGGGAGATGATCAAATTACAAGGTCTATTGAGATTGGTGATGTTGAAGAACAATTGAAAACAGATCGAATGGTAGAGAATTTGAGATGGGTGGGAATGTCGAACAAGGAACTTGAGACG GCCTTTCTGGATGATTACAAGAGTATTCCGGTGGAAAGTATATCAAGTTTTCAAAGGGATGAATACGAGGTTCAAG TTTCAGGAGAAAACACTCGTCACAGCAACATAGACGATCACTTTTCACTCGGATTCCTAAGCCAAGATCAGAACAACCTAAGCGACAACTTCCTAGATGCCACTGGTGATTTGGAAGATATCTCGACCACTCCAACCTTTGAAATGTATCAAAAGACCGAAGTCAGTCATGGATTATTGGTCTCAACACGACAAGTCTCAAACACATTCTTTCACAAGATTGTGCCATCGCAAACAGTTAAGGTCCAACTCAACCCGGGGATGATTACACATGAAACACAGCATAGGAAGACGCTCGCGTTGGAGAAGTTTAACACTTTGGTGGGTTCGAACCCATTGAAGGTGAGCACCAAGGAGATAACGAGTCCAGTGGTTAACCTGGTTTCTCTTTTGCTAATATGTTGCATCTATCTTGGAGATGAATCCTTAGAGGATGACGATGGCGATGGCAAGAACCTGGAGATGAAGGACAAATGGAGCATTTCAAGCGTGGTTTTGGAGAAGGTGATATGGCCATGTGTGACCTTGGCTATAGCATTTTCTACCATTTGGATGCATCATAATTACATGCCAATTTTTTCTTAA
- the LOC111912087 gene encoding NAC domain-containing protein 54 isoform X2, with translation MAPVSLPPGFRFHPTDEELVAYYLKRKINGHEIELEVIPEVDLYKCEPWDLPGKSLLPSKDLEWYFFSPRDRKYPNGSRTNRATKGGYWKATGKDRKVNSQSRAMGMKKTLVYYRGRAPHGSRTDWVMHEYRLDERECETASGLQDAYSLCRVFKKSLIPPKTTVPGDHYATAASDLSSCIDLYSEGGRGGEDMETCNYQTPPLASSSSTNILHASHNQNHINDVKWTQYLSEDAFTFTNPSFSNSSCLNLPYPASKVDIAMECARLQHRLSLPPLQVQDFQHEDVTNYIDLKNIPQNGQTAGSQLDFLQEILSVAQVSQDLINQDTWGGSYAGNDNDFSFLPNNSNQIQGMGSFRSMGDDQITRSIEIGDVEEQLKTDRMVENLRWVGMSNKELETAFLDDYKSIPVESISSFQRDEYEVQVSGENTRHSNIDDHFSLGFLSQDQNNLSDNFLDATGDLEDISTTPTFEMYQKTEVSHGLLVSTRQVSNTFFHKIVPSQTVKVQLNPGMITHETQHRKTLALEKFNTLVGSNPLKVSTKEITSPVVNLVSLLLICCIYLGDESLEDDDGDGKNLEMKDKWSISSVVLEKVIWPCVTLAIAFSTIWMHHNYMPIFS, from the exons ATGGCACCTGTTTCATTGCCTCCTGGTTTCCGTTTTCATCCCACTGATGAGGAACTTGTTGCATACTATCTCAAACGGAAAATTAATGGCCATGAAATCGAGCTTGAAGTTATCCCTGAAGTTGATCTATACAAATGCGAACCATGGGATTTACCAG GTAAATCTTTGTTGCCAAGCAAAGACTTAGAATGGTATTTCTTCAGTCCAAGAGATCGTAAATACCCAAATGGATCAAGAACAAATCGAGCCACCAAAGGTGGGTATTGGAAGGCAACAGGGAAGGACAGAAAAGTAAATTCACAGTCGCGAGCCATGGGAATGAAGAAAACCCTAGTTTATTACAGAGGGAGAGCACCTCATGGTTCTCGTACAGATTGGGTTATGCATGAATATCGTCTTGATGAAAGAGAATGCGAAACTGCATCTGGCTTGCAG GATGCTTATTCACTTTGTCGCGTGTTCAAGAAGAGCTTGATCCCTCCAAAAACAACTGTACCCGGTGACCATTATGCAACCGCAGCTAGCGATCTCTCATCATGTATCGACCTTTATTCTGAGGGAGGAAGAGGAGGTGAAGACATGGAGACTTGTAATTATCAAACACCACCGTTGGCTTCATCTTCATCAACCAATATTCTCCATGCATCACACAATCAAAATCATATAAATGACGTCAAATGGACTCAATACTTATCGGAAGATGCATTTACCTTCACAAATCCATCTTTCTCTAACTCATCATGTCTCAATCTTCCTTATCCAGCGTCGAAG GTTGATATAGCTATGGAATGTGCAAGGTTGCAGCATAGGTTATCTCTACCTCCATTGCAGGTTCAAGATTTCCAACATGAGGATGTGACTAACTATATCGACTTGAAGAACATACCACAAAATGGACAAACGGCCGGATCTCAGCTTGACTTCTTGCAGGAAATCCTTTCGGTGGCACAAGTTTCTCAGGATTTGATCAACCAGGATACATGGGGTGGAAGTTATGCTGGAAACGATAATGATTTTTCGTTTTTACCTAACAATAGCAATCAAATTCAAGGCATGGGGTCGTTTAGATCCATGGGAGATGATCAAATTACAAGGTCTATTGAGATTGGTGATGTTGAAGAACAATTGAAAACAGATCGAATGGTAGAGAATTTGAGATGGGTGGGAATGTCGAACAAGGAACTTGAGACG GCCTTTCTGGATGATTACAAGAGTATTCCGGTGGAAAGTATATCAAGTTTTCAAAGGGATGAATACGAGGTTCAAG TTTCAGGAGAAAACACTCGTCACAGCAACATAGACGATCACTTTTCACTCGGATTCCTAAGCCAAGATCAGAACAACCTAAGCGACAACTTCCTAGATGCCACTGGTGATTTGGAAGATATCTCGACCACTCCAACCTTTGAAATGTATCAAAAGACCGAAGTCAGTCATGGATTATTGGTCTCAACACGACAAGTCTCAAACACATTCTTTCACAAGATTGTGCCATCGCAAACAGTTAAGGTCCAACTCAACCCGGGGATGATTACACATGAAACACAGCATAGGAAGACGCTCGCGTTGGAGAAGTTTAACACTTTGGTGGGTTCGAACCCATTGAAGGTGAGCACCAAGGAGATAACGAGTCCAGTGGTTAACCTGGTTTCTCTTTTGCTAATATGTTGCATCTATCTTGGAGATGAATCCTTAGAGGATGACGATGGCGATGGCAAGAACCTGGAGATGAAGGACAAATGGAGCATTTCAAGCGTGGTTTTGGAGAAGGTGATATGGCCATGTGTGACCTTGGCTATAGCATTTTCTACCATTTGGATGCATCATAATTACATGCCAATTTTTTCTTAA